In Oryza brachyantha chromosome 2, ObraRS2, whole genome shotgun sequence, a single window of DNA contains:
- the LOC102718991 gene encoding uncharacterized protein LOC102718991 produces MDRKRPRPSRPSPAAAAASSVLDSGDLLREILLRLDHPTSLVRAALVCRRWLRQASDPAFLRRFRGLHPPRLLGFYVNSASLPLPRFVPLPQPPELAAVLRRGNFDLDAGDFHLGTGIYYCRNGRLLVCNRRGWESTFQLRRPLHPAGDRIAVSTVRTPPLVDNKRHSRYMLLPDRDGDENGGVACTVVTVVSSERDAFAKVETILQTGVWVGARTSAPIELPAHWRRSLSRGFLVNGKLYMLGTTGYVLGLEFASMSLFVIEVPDSVRDDCPESFQLSVKSSQAEKSGLYLIHVEGFKIRVWLHGTDGNITGNWTLLNTICLREVFGHLVKPSWESGDLRISLPGSGDNAEFVFLEVDGEVFCVHIVSRTVQKVYEMEMKDDFLFEIYPFMMVWPPIFPALVKTHDQE; encoded by the coding sequence ATGGATCGCAAGCGGCCGCGCCCttcccggccgtcgccggcggcggccgccgcctcctcggtcCTCGACAGCGGAGACCTCCTCCGCGagatcctcctccgcctcgaccaCCCCACCTCCCTCGtccgcgccgcgctcgtctGCAGGCGCTGGCTCCGCCAAGCCTCCGACCCGGCCTTCCTCCGCCGCTTCCGCGGCCTCCACCCGCCCCGGCTCCTCGGCTTCTACGTCAACAGCGCcagcctccctctcccgcgGTTCGTGCCCCTCCCTCAGCCCCCGGAGCTCgctgccgtcctccgccgcggcaaCTTCGACCTGGACGCCGGCGATTTCCACCTGGGGACGGGGATCTACTACTGCCGGAACGGCCGCCTTCTCGTGTGCAACAGGAGGGGCTGGGAGTCCACGTTCCAGCTGCGCCGCCCGCTGCATCCTGCCGGCGACAGAATCGCGGTCTCGACCGTCCGTACACCGCCGCTCGTGGACAACAAGCGCCATAGCCGGTATATGCTCCTTCCCGATCGCGATGGCGATGagaacggcggcgtggcgtgCACTGTGGTGACCGTGGTGAGCAGCGAACGGGATGCCTTCGCGAAGGTGGAAACAATCTTGCAAACTGGGGTCTGGGTCGGCGCCCGAACCTCGGCGCCCATTGAGCTACCGGCACATTGGAGGAGATCATTGAGCCGGGGTTTTCTTGTCAATGGCAAGCTGTATATGTTGGGCACAACAGGGTATGTTCTTGGATTGGAATTTGCATCCATGAGCTTGTTCGTCATTGAGGTTCCGGATTCTGTGCGAGACGACTGCCCTGAGAGCTTTCAGCTGAGTGTTAAATCCTCACAAGCAGAGAAATCTGGTCTTTATCTGATCCATGTGGAGGGGTTTAAGATCCGTGTTTGGCTTCACGGAACAGACGGGAACATCACTGGCAATTGGACTCTTCTAAATACTATTTGTTTACGCGAGGTGTTTGGTCATCTTGTTAAGCCTAGTTGGGAGTCAGGGGATTTGCGCATTAGTCTGCCTGGGTCCGGGGACAATGCTGAGTTTGTGTTCTTGGAGGTGGATGGAGAAGTCTTTTGCGTGCATATTGTCAGCAGGACAGTCCAGAAGGTGTATGAGATGGAAATGAAGGATGATTTTCTGTTTGAGATATACCCCTTCATGATGGTTTGGCCACCCATATTCCCAGCATTGGTCAAAACACATGATCAAGAGTGA
- the LOC102718150 gene encoding UV-stimulated scaffold protein A homolog — protein MPRPTASSSSRPPPAPAQEGELGSSRASSSSSADSSIASLIDRATSTTDPSVDPALLRAIKSAARASDGAIRDAFRVLLSLMSKPHAHVRLLAFAITDELFMRSKLFRSLLADVLDGFLPLVVGFRRAHPLPPPAASANVLRKAAVQALERWHHLFGAHYRQLRLAVEYLKESARVQFPGLRPAVEARAAREARTQEILTAKVEQLRQNLAAIKAEIRSTVDEIRNGLDIIRIESEKFDNHANDENEEQEIASLAMRTIRMASLMAGEWVHETQENEAVFDALRESYRLLVSKHLVTVQEWISVLVRVNLADNRFRDSALKELIDVKNEIQAVRNRCSEIGLNLDNVHRRKGVQEEEDDGFWVEGNIEARSPARVDTSTDVASSSKDTRKGKMPVGGAISDNGKAPNVGNRSRKLDPEMAKLHAEAPVLPWSSVLDRWGSNGDAHVNQRGLEFESHWGRVDNDAVIPAAKIAELNVHSSIYKEDPVEILPCRAPLKKGGLCQRRDLKVCPFHGPIVPRDAEGNPIAQSDGHCDEEGNPIGQTSGCYDAAVSPTEQNEDSSDARENMIKPEGSSDGEYMHDSSPSRMANRNSDVSDSEVAPDPRKITGEQLARQAVQNVRKRDRDDKARERAQRARIRQHNQDVLREAALASTSHSAAAYDLPPSTVARRGRRGKTKAPTLASMLKKKVTSKDRIAERLLNARARDATIREVSHSEDMSYREAFPNQW, from the exons atgcCGCGCCCCACCGCCTCGTCCTCCAGCCGCCCTCCGCCGGCACCGGCGCAGGAAGGGGAGCTAGGCTCGagccgcgcctcctcctcctcctcggcggaTTCCTCCATCGCGTCCCTCATCGACCGCGCCACATCCACCACCGACCCCTCCGTCGACCCGGCCCTCCTCCGCGCCATCAAgtccgccgcccgcgcctccGACGGCGCCATCCGCGACGCCTTCCgcgtcctcctctccctcatGTCCAAGCCCCACGCCCAC GTGCGGCTTCTCGCCTTCGCCATCACCGACGAGCTCTTCATGCGCTCGAAGCTCTTCCGCTCCCTGCTGGCCGACGTGCTGGACGGCTTCCTCCCGCTCGTCGTCGGCTTCCGCCGCGCCcacccgctcccgccgcccgccgcctccgcgaaCGTGCTCCGCAAGGCCGCCGTCCAGGCGCTCGAGCGCTGGCACCACCTGTTCGGGGCGCACTACCGCcagctccgcctcgccgtcgagtACCTCAAGGAGTCCGCCCGGGTCCAGTTCCCTGGCCTCCGTCCCGCCGTTGAGGCTCGTGCTGCGCGGGAGGCTCGCACCCAGGAGATCTTAACTGCAAAGGTCGAACAGCTGCGCCAAAACCTGGCCGCAATCAAGGCTGAAATCCGCTCCACGGTTGATGAGATTCGCAATGGGTTAGATATCATCCGCATCGAGAGTGAAAAATTTGACAATCATGCAAACGATGAGAATGAGGAGCAGGAAATTGCCTCTTTGGCGATGCGTACTATCAGGATGGCTTCTTTGATGGCTGGGGAGTGGGTTCATGAGACTCAGGAGAATGAAGCAGTTTTTGATGCATTGAGGGAGTCATATCGGCTCCTTGTGTCAAAGCATTTGGTCACAGTTCAGGAATGGATATCTGTGCTGGTTAGGGTCAATCTTGCAGATAATCGTTTTAGAGATTCTGCTTTGAAGGAACTCATTGATGTTAAGAATGAAATACAGGCGGTGAGAAATCGGTGTAGTGAGATTGGTCTCAATCTTGACAATGTCCATAGGCGGAAGGGTGTTcaggaggaagaggatgatGGCTTTTGGGTTGAGGGGAATATTGAGGCTCGTAGTCCTGCTAGAGTTGATACCAGCACAGATGTTGCAAGTAGCAGCAAGGATACTAGAAAGGGAAAGATGCCAGTGGGTGGAGCAATTTCTGATAATGGCAAGGCACCTAACGTTGGCAATAGGTCCCGAAAGTTGGATCCAGAGATGGCAAAGCTGCATGCTGAAGCCCCTGTGCTGCCATGGAGCTCTGTCTTGGATCGTTGGGGTTCCAATGGGGATGCACATGTAAACCAAAGGGGGCTTGAGTTCGAGAGCCATTGGGGGAGGGTGGATAATGATGCTGTTATACCTGCTGCAAAGATTGCAGAGTTAAATGTTCATAGTTCAATATATAAAGAAGATCCAGTTGAGATCCTACCTTGTCGCGCACCTCTGAAGAAAGGAGGCCTTTGCCAGAGAAGAGATCTCAAGGTATGCCCATTTCATGGGCCTATTGTCCCACGAGATGCAGAAGGAAATCCAATTGCTCAGAGTGATGGCCATTGTGATGAAGAAGGAAATCCAATTGGCCAAACTTCTGGCTGTTATGATGCAGCAGTAAGTCCTACTGAGCAGAATGAAGACAGTTCTGATGCAAGAGAGAATATGATTAAGCCAGAGGGAAGCAGTGATGGTGAATATATGCATGACTCCTCTCCTTCAAGAATGGCGAACAGAAATAGTGACGTTAGCGACAGCGAGGTAGCTCCTGATCCCAGAAAAATTACAGGGGAGCAGTTGGCGAGACAGGCAGTGCAGAATGTCCGGAAAAGAGATAGGGATGACAAAGCACGGGAAAGAGCCCAACGTGCAAGAATTCGTCAGCATAATCAAGATGTTTTGCGGGAAGCGGCTCTTGCTTCAACCTCGCACTCAGCGGCAGCCTATGACCTCCCTCCATCAACAGTGGCTCGACGAGGACGCCGTGGTAAGACAAAGGCACCAACACTGGCATCAATGCTGAAGAAGAAAGTCACTTCCAAAGATAGGATTGCGGAGAGGCTTCTGAATGCTCGAGCTAGGGATGCGACAATAAGAGAAGTTTCACATAGCGAAGATATGAGCTACAGAGAAGCATTCCCAAATCAATGGTAG
- the LOC102708771 gene encoding protein PAT1 homolog: protein MAAQPSSSASTGDTKFDASQYAFFGNNVVEEVELGGLEDDDAVDAAFVGPGDEEYPSAYGRDMFEDEGGGSFADVDDFAGAFSKLTRSVNEPTQSGIVSRGGSISRQSSTPDWAQDSYWPTQPIFGAEQGLNNESQWSQPPHLARFADSRLHRTSSSPQQDGQYNPNEPVLGAKPSPLHRTSSYPQQEPQYNHTEPIPVPKSSFISYPPSGTVSSVSPGQPHHMNVPSPAFQMAVSAQNELHNPQFPRGGMPPGPLFGRNMADLDSAGLSTNNLQQNHALNSGPIRANGAMLTPGLMQHNLQRPNGLMPPQILSRRQPHGVAPVQHSPPQFSQFHAQMLGPRHSPPQSLQMYNPPRPSQLMSGFDANLAMPDLSDPRARAMLHHGVHGQHYLPQGFEQRMDNGWPRFRSKYMSTSEIENIARMQQAATHINDPYIDDYYHQACLARKSAGAQLKHHFCPTLIRDPSSRARSKDEPHAYLQVDALGRLPFSSIRRPRPLLDVEQTSESSDDITEKSTSKTLDQEPMLAARITIEDGLCLLLDVDDIDRLLQFSQQQDGGLQLRNRRQALLEQLAESLQLVDPLTPGKNAPLSPNDDLVFLRIVSLPKGRKLLSRYLELVSSGSELARIACMAVFRHLRFIFGNLPSDRSAAETTTKLATAVSTCVVRLELSGLSACLAAIVCSSLQPPLRPLGQAAGDGASVIIKSVLDRATELLTDQHVASTYSMQNRALWQASFDAFFGLLTEYCMSKFDSAIHALQTQPAAAAVISREMPVELLRASLPHTNERQRKQLLSFAQRTVPVNNHSSHGSDSRPITSESTQRSVGRNI, encoded by the exons GATGAGGGTGGAGGTTCATTTGCTGATGTTGATGATTTTGCTGGAGCATTCTCAAAG CTGACCAGAAGTGTCAATGAACCAACACAATCAGGAATAGTTAGTCGTGGGGGTTCAATTTCTAGACAAA GTTCTACTCCAGACTGGGCACAAGATTCATATTGGCCTACACAGCCTATATTTGGAGCTGAACAAGGGCTAAATAACGAAAGTCAGTGGTCTCAACCACCCCATTTAGCCCGCTTTGCTGATTCTAGGCTGCACAGAACATCCTCATCGCCGCAGCAAGATGGTCAATACAATCCTAATGAACCTGTTCTTGGAGCAAAGCCATCTCCGTTGCACAGAACTTCATCATACCCCCAACAAGAGCCTCAATACAATCACACAGAACCAATTCCAGTTCCTAAATCATCATTCATTTCGTACCCTCCATCTGGTACAGTATCCTCAGTTTCACCAGGTCAACCACATCACATGAATGTGCCATCTCCTGCATTCCAAATGGCCGTGTCTGCACAAAATGAGTTACATAATCCTCAGTTTCCTCGTGGTGGTATGCCTCCAGGGCCACTTTTTGGTAGGAACATGGCTGATCTAGATTCAGCAGGCTTATCGACTAATAATTTGCAACAGAACCATGCTCTAAATAGTGGGCCAATTCGTGCAAACGGTGCCATGCTTACACCAGGTTTGATGCAGCACAATCTGCAGCGTCCAAATGGATTGATGCCACCTCAAATTCTGTCTCGCCGTCAACCACATGGAGTGGCTCCAGTTCAACACTCTCCACCACAATTCTCACAGTTCCATGCTCAGATGCTTGGTCCTAGGCATTCTCCACCACAAAGCCTTCAGATGTACAATCCTCCACGTCCATCACAACTGATGAGTGGATTTGATGCAAATTTGGCAATGCCTGACTTGAGTGATCCGAGAGCAAGAGCAATGTTGCACCATGGAGTGCATGGCCAGCATTATCTTCCCCAAGGTTTTGAGCAGAGGATGGATAATGGGTGGCCACGGTTCAGATCCAAGTACATGTCCACTTCTGAAATTGAGAACATTGCAAGGATGCAGCAAGCTGCTACTCACATCAATGATCCATACATTGATGACTACTATCATCAAGCCTGTTTGGCTAGAAAATCAGCAGGAGCTCAACTCAAGCACCACTTCTGTCCAACCTTGATTAGAGATCCATCCTCACGTGCACGGAGCAAGGATGAACCACATGCATATCTCCAGGTTGATGCTCTTGGAAGGCTCCCATTTTCTTCCATCCGTAGGCCTCGCCCGCTCCTTGATGTTGAACAAACCTCTGAATCAAGTGATGACATTACTGAAAAATCTACTTCAAAAACTCTTGACCAAGAACCAATGCTGGCTGCTAGGATAACAATTGAAGACGGCCTTTGCCTGCTGCTTGATGTAGATGATATTGATCGTTTGCTGCAATTTAGCCAGCAGCAAGATGGTGGCTTGCAACTGAGAAACAGAAGACAGGCTCTCCTCGAGCAGCTGGCAGAATCGCTGCAACTAGTTGATCCGCTTACACCTGGTAAGAATGCACCTCTGTCACCAAACGATGATCTGGTGTTTCTCCGAATAGTCTCTCTTCCAAAGGGCCGCAAACTACTTTCACGTTACCTTGAACTTGTGAGTTCTGGCAGTGAGCTTGCTAGGATCGCTTGCATGGCAGTATTCCGGCATCTAAGATTCATATTTGGAAATTTGCCATCTGATAGAAGTGCTGCTGAGACAACAACAAAACTTGCTACGGCTGTATCAACCTGTGTTGTTCGGTTGGAGTTGAGTGGACTAAGTGCTTGTCTTGCAGCTATTGTGTGTTCGTCATTGCAACCACCTCTTCGACCCCTTGGACAGGCTGCAGGTGATGGGGCTTCTGTCATCATAAAGTCTGTACTGGACCGAGCAACCGAGCTTCTCACTGATCAGCATGTGGCATCTACCTACAGCATGCAAAACCGAGCTTTATGGCAAGCATCATTTGATGCCTTCTTTGGCCTGCTTACAGAGTATTGCATGAGTAAATTTGATAGTGCGATTCATGCATTGCAAACACAacctgctgcagcagcagttATAAGCAGGGAAATGCCAGTTGAGCTGTTGCGTGCTAGCCTTCCTCACACAAATGAGCGTCAACGGAAACAGTTACTCAGTTTTGCCCAGCGCACCGTGCCTGTTAACAACCATAGTTCTCATGGGTCTGATAGCAGACCCATTACATCAGAATCTACCCAAAGATCAGTTGGCCGGAACATATAA
- the LOC102708493 gene encoding WD repeat-containing protein 26 homolog, whose product MGGFEDDEPPSKRARASTVEPASLLDRFSCLKSTPPLGSTMARPLPSQGKEVMVGSKGVIKRDEFVRIITKALYSLGYEKSGAVLEEESGITLHSPTVNLFRKQVLDGNWDSAVVTLNKVGLLDESIVKSATFLILEQKFLELLRNDNVMGAIRTLQSEITPLGVNKKRVHELSGCIISSPQHVLLGFSKLDIESSNSRLKLLEELQKVLPPTVMVPEKRLENLVEQALTVQREACYFHNSIDGLSLYTDHHCGKDQIPSCTLQVLRAHHDEVWFLQFSNSGKYLASASNDKSAIIWKVDEDGELLLKHTLTGHDKPVMMVAWSPDDCQLLTCGMEEVIRRWDAESGNCLQVYEKSGVISCGWFPDGKHILSGLIDHKFCLWDLDGKEVDSWKGQRSSKTSDFAVSKDGKLIISMNRESTIRLYDRETKQERLIEEESTITSFSLSEDGDFLLVNLTSEAIHLWNIRSCPLRVSRYSGHKRSRFVIRSCFGGSEQAFIASGSEDSQIYIWHRATGDLIETLSGHTGTVNCVSWNPVNPHMLASASDDHTIRIWGLKKASLKRKDVGSSNGIYANGNTPSNGVVHQCNGNSSK is encoded by the exons ATGGGAGGTTTTGAAGACGATGAACCACCCTCAAAACGCGCAAGAGCATCCACAGTAGAACCAGCAAGTTTGTTAGATAGGTTTTCTTGCTTGAAATCTACCCCTCCTTTGGGAAGTACAATGGCTAGACCTTTGCCTTCCCAGGGGAAAGAAGTTATGGTTGGTTCTAAAGGTGTTATTAAGAGGGATGAATTTGTAAGGATAATCACCAAGGCTCTTTACAGTCTTGGATACGAAAAAAGTGGAGCAGTTCTGGAGGAAGAATCAGGAATAACTTTGCATTCCCCAACAGTGAATCTTTTCAGAAAGCAGGTGCTTGATGGGAATTGGGATAGTGCAGTGGTTACCTTGAACAAGGTTGGTCTTTTGGACGAAAGCATTGTGAAGTCTGCAACATTTCTGATACTGGAACAGAAATTTCTTGAACTTTTGAGAAATGACAATGTCATGGGTGCTATAAGGACTTTGCAAAGTGAAATTACACCCCTTGGTGTCAACAAAAAAAGAGTTCATGAACTGTCAGGGTGCATAATTTCTTCTCCACAGCATGTCTTACTTGGTTTTTCGAAGCTTGACATTGAATCTTCAAATTCTCGGCTGAAGCTCCTAGAGGAATTGCAAAAGGTGCTTCCCCCAACTGTTATGGTACCAGAGAAGAGGTTAGAGAATTTAGTTGAGCAAGCACTTACTGTTCAACGCGAAGCTTGTTATTTCCACAATTCTATTGATGGCTTGTCACTCTACACTGATCATCATTGTGGGAAGGATCAGATACCATCTTGCACGCTGCAG GTTCTGCGTGCACACCATGATGAAGTATGGTTTCTTCAATTTTCAAACAGTGGAAAGTATTTAGCCTCAGCATCAAATGATAAATCTGCAATCATATGGAAG GTTGATGAAGATGGAGAACTATTACTGAAGCACACATTGACTGGTCATGATAAGCCAGTCATGATGGTTGCATGGAGTCCTGATGATTGCCAGCTTCTCACTTGTGGAATGGAAGAAGTCATTCGGCGTTGGGATGCTGAATCAGGCAATTGTCTTCAAGTTTATGAAAAGTCTGGCGTGATCTCATGTGGTTGGTTTCCAGATGGAAAGCATATATTGTCTGGTCTAATTGATCATAAGTTTTGCTTGTGGGATTTAGACGGTAAAGAAGTAGATTCATGGAAAGGCCAGAGATCATCCAAAACATCTGATTTTGCTGTATCAAAAGATGGCAAGCTTATAATAAGCATGAATAGAGAGTCCACAATTCGTTTATATGATAGAGAAACAAAACAAGAGAGGCTCATTGAGGAGGAGAGTACAATCACATCATTTTCTCTTTCAGAAGATGGTGATTTCTTGCTTGTAAACCTTACAAGTGAGGCGATTCATTTGTGGAATATAAGGAGTTGTCCCCTTCGAGTTAGCCGGTACTCTGGTCATAAGCGCAGCCGGTTTGTGATAAGGTCTTGTTTTGGTGGATCTGAACAGGCCTTTATTGCTAGTGGTAGTGAAGATTCACAG ATCTATATATGGCATAGAGCTACTGGAGATCTTATAGAAACCCTGTCTGGTCACACCGGCACGGTCAACTGTGTAAGCTGGAATCCTGTGAACCCCCACATGCTTGCATCTGCAAGCGATGATCACACAATTCGTATATGGGGTTTGAAGAAGGCCAGCCTGAAGCGCAAGGATGTTGGCAGCAGCAATGGGATATATGCAAATGGTAATACCCCCAGCAATGGTGTGGTACACCAGTGCAACGGGAACAGCAGCAAATGA
- the LOC102718431 gene encoding zinc finger protein ZAT3-like translates to MACSPSPPPPSRPAPPTMPPAQQHDDTTLTLALPAAARPPPLVVPAGASPRTLARAKCSPTGEAPPCTECGRRFLSWKALFGHMRCHPERQWRGITPPGGGGGASLPSSNAGASSQFTLKEREVAAGLLMLSGARPAPTSARKGKAKRRLAATAAAPHHPPQSCDDHKCAVCHLGFASGQALGGHKRCHWDRSCAVATAGSSTTSASSPAAKNATALDLNLPPPLPQKNLQDCGLNDTLDLKLGLLT, encoded by the coding sequence atgGCGtgctccccttcccctcctccgccgtcgcggCCTGCGCCGCCGACGATGCCACCGGCGCAGCAGCATGACGACACCACGCTCACGCtggcgctgccggcggcggctcggcccccgccgctcgtcgtgCCGGCCGGCGCCTCGCCGAGGACGCTGGCGCGGGCCAAGTGCTCGCCGACCGGGGAGGCGCCGCCGTGCACCGAGTGCGGGAGGCGGTTCCTCTCGTGGAAGGCGCTGTTCGGCCACATGCGATGCCACCCCGAGCGCCAGTGGCGCGGGATCACGCCCcccggtggcggaggaggcgcgTCGTTGCCGTCGTCTAACGCCGGCGCGTCCAGCCAATTCACGCTCAAGGAGCgggaggtcgccgccggcctcctcatGCTGTCTGGCGCGCGCCCCGCCCCCACCAGCGCCAGGAAGGGCAAGGCCAAAaggcgcctcgccgccaccgccgctgctccaCATCATCCGCCACAAAGCTGCGACGACCACAAGTGCGCCGTCTGCCACCTCGGCTTCGCGAGCGGCCAGGCGCTGGGCGGGCACAAGCGCTGCCACTGGGATCGTTCCTGCGCCGTGGCTACCGCCGGCAGCAGTACCACGTCGGcctcatcgccggcggcgaagaacGCCACCGCGCTGGACCTCAAcctgccgccgccattgccgcagAAGAACCTCCAAGACTGCGGCCTGAACGACACGCTGGATTTGAAGCTGGGATTGCTCACTTAG
- the LOC102718714 gene encoding microfibrillar-associated protein 1A-like, translating to MAARSSETTLSKVRRYWTGRAPDWAVEEAAPAPSAPSPPAAVDQESTGCHPAPIDEEEDDDAREERRRWTRERALRLSRQQEEELLLRQQNEQSDQDDEMDSDSGSGSGSDSESEQMASVDGDVPVPLFIPRPQRGTIGLKEEELQRRRLEEELTKKRLEDRKVQTRQILLREITKAELLVGNTAPNEEATNAGVVDTDDEVDQAEEHESWRLRELARIKRSRQQSCTGETATEEDNQVADHRPRKKKKKTKKQMRFMQRYYHKGCFFQDDAADGTAQTAGACEIYRRDFSGPTGLDNEVDASRQRRHHVCEVVVNTPYGLLVL from the exons ATGGCGGCGCGCAGCAGCGAGACCACCCTGAGCAAGGTGAGGCGCTACTGGACAGGGAGGGCGCCGGACTGGGCCGTCGAGGAGGCAGCACCTGCAC cgtcggcgccgtcgccgccggcggccgtggATCAGGAGAGCACGGGCTGTCACCCCGCTCCgatcgacgaggaggaggatgacgacgcGCGGGAGGAGCGCAGGAGGTGGACGAGGGAGAGGGCCCTGCGCCTGAGCcggcagcaggaggaggagctgcttCTTCGCCAGCAGAACGAACAGTCTGATCAGGACGACGAGATGGACTCGGACTCCGGCTCGGGCTCGGGTTCGGACTCCGAGAGCGAGCAGATGGCCAGCGTCGACGGCGATGTGCCGGTGCCGCTGTTCATACCAAGGCCGCAGCGGGGCACCATTGGGctcaaggaggaggagctgcaacggcggcggctcgaggagGAGCTGACCAAGAAGAGGCTCGAGGACAGGAAGGTCCAGACGAGGCAGATCCTGCTACGAGAGATCACCAAAGCGGAGCTCCTCGTCGGCAACACAGCTCCGAACGAAGAAGCCACCAACGCCGGCGTGGTGGACACCGACGACGAGGTGGACCAAGCCGAGGAGCACGAGTCATGGCGCCTCCGGGAGCTGGCGAGGATCAAGAGGAGCAGGCAACAGAGCTGCACCGGtgagacggcgacggaggaggacAACCAGGTCGCTGACCATCgaccgaggaagaagaagaagaagaccaaGAAGCAGATGAGGTTCATGCAGAGGTACTACCACAAAGGCTGCTTCTTCCaagacgacgccgccgacggcacCGCGCAGACGGCCGGAGCATGCGAAATCTACCGGCGGGATTTCTCCGGACCGACTGGGCTGGACAACGAAGTGGACGCATCTCGTCAACGAAGACACCACGTATGTGAGGTCGTCGTGAATACACCGTATGGGCTACTTGTCTTGTGA